A genome region from Streptomyces antimycoticus includes the following:
- the cbiE gene encoding precorrin-6y C5,15-methyltransferase (decarboxylating) subunit CbiE: MSPPPPPVTVIGIGADGWDGLGPAAREALRTAEVVIGGRRHLGLLPPECHGERVPWPSPLRPAVPGLFAAHTGRRVSVLASGDPMFFGIGRTLAELLGAERLRVLPHPSSVSLACARLGWALEETEVISLVGRPLATLNRELYAGRRLLVLSAGAETPAEVAGLLGDRGFGPSRMRVLEQLGSAGERCVEGTADKWPHPPADPLNVIAVDCAPADGARPLSLAPGLPDTAYDHDGQLTKRHVRAATLAALAPAPGELLWDVGGGSGSIAVEWMRAHRTCRAVSVERDPVRAERIGRNADALGVPGLTVVTGAAPDALTGLPTPDAVFIGGGLTAPGVLEACWAALPPGGRIVANTVTLESEALLADRYRRHGGDLVRLAVSHATPVGAFTGWRQAMPVTQWSATKPLDSRGPGGHAADPAGPVEAAQGETR, from the coding sequence GTGAGCCCGCCGCCTCCCCCCGTGACCGTCATCGGCATCGGCGCCGACGGCTGGGACGGGCTCGGGCCCGCGGCCCGCGAGGCGTTGCGCACGGCCGAGGTGGTCATCGGCGGACGGCGTCATCTGGGCCTGCTGCCGCCGGAGTGCCATGGCGAGCGGGTGCCGTGGCCGTCCCCGCTGCGCCCCGCCGTCCCCGGGCTGTTCGCCGCGCACACCGGGCGGCGGGTCTCCGTGCTGGCCAGCGGCGACCCCATGTTCTTCGGCATCGGCCGCACCCTGGCCGAGCTGCTGGGCGCCGAGCGGCTGCGGGTGTTGCCCCATCCCTCATCCGTCTCCCTGGCCTGTGCGCGGCTCGGCTGGGCGCTGGAGGAGACCGAGGTGATCAGCCTCGTCGGCCGTCCCCTGGCCACGCTGAACCGTGAGCTGTACGCCGGACGGCGGCTGCTGGTGCTCAGCGCGGGCGCCGAAACCCCCGCGGAGGTGGCCGGGTTGCTCGGGGACCGCGGCTTCGGCCCGAGCCGGATGCGGGTGCTGGAGCAGTTGGGGAGCGCGGGGGAGCGCTGTGTGGAGGGCACGGCGGACAAGTGGCCCCATCCGCCCGCCGACCCCCTCAACGTCATCGCGGTCGACTGCGCCCCGGCGGACGGCGCCCGGCCGTTGTCGCTCGCGCCGGGGCTGCCCGACACGGCGTACGACCACGACGGGCAGCTGACCAAGCGCCATGTGCGGGCCGCCACGCTCGCCGCGCTCGCCCCCGCCCCCGGGGAGCTGCTGTGGGACGTCGGCGGTGGCTCGGGCTCCATCGCCGTGGAGTGGATGCGCGCCCACCGCACCTGCCGGGCGGTCTCGGTCGAACGCGACCCGGTGCGCGCCGAGCGCATCGGCCGCAACGCCGACGCGCTCGGTGTGCCCGGGCTGACCGTCGTCACCGGCGCCGCCCCGGACGCCCTGACCGGACTGCCCACCCCCGACGCGGTGTTCATCGGCGGCGGCCTGACCGCCCCCGGGGTGCTGGAGGCGTGCTGGGCGGCCCTGCCGCCGGGCGGCCGGATCGTCGCCAACACCGTGACCCTGGAATCCGAGGCGCTGCTCGCCGACCGGTACCGCCGCCACGGCGGCGACCTCGTCCGCCTCGCCGTCTCCCACGCCACCCCGGTCGGGGCCTTCACCGGCTGGCGGCAGGCGATGCCCGTCACCCAGTGGTCCGCCACCAAACCGCTCGACTCCCGAGGCCCTGGCGGGCATGCCGCCGATCCCGCGGGGCCCGTCGAAGCCGCTCAAGGAGAGACACGATGA
- the cobM gene encoding precorrin-4 C(11)-methyltransferase: MTVYFIGAGPGAADLITVRGARTLARCQVCLYAGSLVPRELLAECPPDARLVDTARLDLDQITAEFVAAHEAGHDVARLHSGDPSVFSAVAEQMRRLDAAGIPYDVVPGVPAFAAAAAALKRELTVPTVGQTVILTRIAQQATPMPEGEDLATLGRSGALLVLHLATRYVDRVVGELLPHYGADCPAAVVAMASRPDELVLRGTLDDIAAQVKAAGVVRTAVIIVGRALGAEQFRDSHLYSSDRERPHEPCHPHGT, from the coding sequence ATGACGGTGTACTTCATCGGCGCGGGCCCCGGTGCCGCCGATCTGATCACGGTGCGCGGCGCCCGGACCCTGGCCCGCTGCCAGGTGTGTCTGTACGCGGGCAGTCTGGTGCCGCGTGAACTGCTCGCCGAATGCCCGCCGGACGCCCGCCTCGTCGACACCGCCCGGCTCGACCTCGACCAGATCACCGCCGAGTTCGTCGCCGCGCACGAGGCGGGCCATGACGTGGCCCGCCTCCACTCCGGCGACCCGTCGGTCTTCAGCGCCGTCGCCGAGCAGATGCGCCGCCTCGACGCCGCCGGCATTCCGTACGACGTCGTCCCGGGCGTTCCCGCCTTCGCCGCCGCGGCCGCCGCGCTGAAGCGCGAGCTGACGGTCCCGACCGTCGGCCAGACCGTCATCCTCACCCGCATCGCCCAGCAGGCCACCCCCATGCCGGAAGGGGAGGACCTCGCCACCCTCGGCCGCAGCGGCGCCCTCCTCGTGCTGCATCTCGCCACCCGCTATGTGGACCGCGTGGTCGGCGAACTCCTCCCGCACTACGGCGCCGACTGCCCGGCGGCCGTGGTCGCCATGGCCAGCCGCCCCGACGAACTGGTGCTCCGCGGCACGCTGGACGACATCGCGGCCCAGGTGAAGGCGGCGGGCGTGGTACGGACGGCGGTCATCATCGTGGGCCGCGCCCTCGGCGCCGAACAGTTCCGCGACAGCCACCTCTACTCATCGGACCGCGAACGCCCCCACGAGCCCTGCCACCCACACGGCACCTGA
- a CDS encoding cobalt-precorrin-5B (C(1))-methyltransferase — protein sequence MAEAETEAKATGGRGAQLERSGLRHGWTTGACATAATTAAYTALLSGDFPDPVTIELPKGQRPAFALAAEELAADHAMAAVVKDAGDDPDVTHGALVRATVRALPPGGGVVFRAGPGVGTVTRPGLPLPVGEPAINPVPRQMMRDHIAAVAARHGGTGDVEIEISVDHGEEIARSTWNPRLGILGGLSILGTTGIVVPYSCSAWIDSIRRGVDVARAAGRRHVAGCTGSTSEKVAVAVHGLPQDALLDMGDFAGAVLKYLRRHPVDRLTVAGGFAKLSKLAAGHLDLHSARSQVDKGFLADLARRGGADEKLAEAVATANTGLETVQLCSARGVPLGDLVAAAARETALGVLRGAPVAVDVICIDRAGTIVGRAEPRGPRER from the coding sequence ATGGCTGAGGCGGAGACGGAGGCCAAGGCGACCGGGGGGCGGGGCGCTCAGCTGGAGCGGTCGGGGCTGCGGCACGGCTGGACCACCGGGGCGTGTGCGACCGCCGCGACGACGGCCGCGTACACCGCGCTGCTGAGCGGGGATTTCCCCGATCCGGTGACCATCGAACTGCCCAAGGGGCAGCGGCCCGCGTTCGCGCTCGCGGCCGAGGAGCTGGCGGCGGACCACGCCATGGCCGCGGTCGTCAAGGACGCGGGCGACGACCCGGATGTGACCCATGGCGCGCTGGTCAGGGCCACGGTACGGGCCCTGCCTCCCGGCGGCGGAGTGGTCTTCCGGGCCGGTCCGGGCGTCGGCACGGTGACCCGGCCCGGGCTGCCGCTCCCGGTCGGCGAACCGGCCATCAACCCCGTGCCACGCCAGATGATGCGCGACCACATCGCCGCGGTCGCGGCCCGGCACGGCGGCACCGGTGACGTCGAGATCGAGATCTCGGTGGACCACGGCGAGGAGATCGCCCGCTCCACCTGGAATCCGCGCCTGGGCATCCTCGGCGGGCTGTCCATCCTCGGCACGACGGGCATCGTGGTGCCCTACTCCTGCTCGGCGTGGATCGACAGCATCCGGCGCGGGGTGGATGTGGCACGCGCGGCGGGGCGCCGCCATGTGGCGGGCTGTACGGGCTCGACGTCCGAGAAGGTGGCGGTGGCCGTGCACGGGCTGCCGCAGGACGCGCTGCTGGACATGGGCGACTTCGCGGGGGCGGTGCTGAAGTATCTGCGCCGCCATCCGGTGGACCGGCTGACGGTCGCCGGCGGCTTCGCCAAGCTCTCCAAACTGGCCGCCGGGCATCTGGATCTGCACTCCGCACGCTCCCAGGTGGACAAGGGGTTCCTCGCGGACCTGGCCCGCCGGGGCGGGGCGGACGAGAAGCTGGCGGAGGCGGTGGCGACGGCCAACACCGGCCTGGAGACGGTGCAGTTGTGCTCCGCCCGCGGCGTACCCCTCGGCGACCTGGTCGCCGCGGCGGCCCGCGAGACGGCGCTCGGGGTGCTGCGCGGGGCACCGGTGGCGGTGGACGTGATCTGCATCGACCGCGCGGGCACGATCGTGGGCCGCGCCGAACCCCGCGGCCCCCGGGAGCGCTGA
- a CDS encoding cobalt-precorrin-6A reductase: MNSAPARRHVLILGGTTEARRLAGELADDPALRVTSSLAGRVAAPRLPVGQVRIGGFGGAEGMARWLREHQVDALIDATHPFADTISSHAARAAADVHVPLLALRRPGWVPGPGDRWHAAGSLADAARLAPALGERIFLTTGRMGLATFAHLTEPWFLVRSVDALEPPVPPRMALILDRGPFTLDGEAELLRRHRIEVLVTKDSGAHATAPKLAAARAAGIPVVVIRRPPAPQGVPVAETPAEAADWLRTTLA, translated from the coding sequence ATGAACAGCGCACCGGCGCGGCGCCATGTGCTCATCCTCGGCGGCACCACCGAGGCGCGCCGCCTCGCCGGGGAGCTCGCCGACGACCCCGCCCTGCGTGTCACCAGCTCCCTCGCGGGCCGGGTCGCCGCGCCGCGGCTGCCCGTGGGGCAGGTGCGGATCGGCGGGTTCGGGGGAGCCGAGGGCATGGCCCGCTGGCTCCGCGAGCACCAGGTGGACGCGCTCATCGACGCCACCCATCCTTTCGCCGACACGATCAGTTCCCACGCGGCCCGGGCGGCCGCCGACGTCCATGTTCCCCTGCTCGCCCTGCGCCGTCCCGGCTGGGTACCCGGCCCGGGCGACCGCTGGCATGCGGCCGGCTCACTGGCCGACGCGGCGCGGCTGGCCCCGGCCCTGGGGGAACGGATTTTCCTCACCACGGGCCGCATGGGCCTGGCCACCTTCGCCCACCTCACCGAGCCCTGGTTCCTGGTCCGCTCGGTCGACGCCCTCGAGCCGCCGGTCCCGCCCCGGATGGCGCTGATCCTCGACCGCGGCCCGTTCACCCTCGACGGCGAGGCGGAGCTGCTGCGCCGCCACCGCATCGAGGTGCTGGTCACCAAGGACAGCGGCGCCCACGCCACCGCCCCCAAACTCGCCGCGGCCCGCGCCGCCGGTATCCCGGTCGTCGTCATCCGCCGCCCGCCCGCCCCTCAGGGCGTCCCGGTGGCCGAGACCCCCGCCGAAGCCGCCGACTGGCTTCGTACGACCCTGGCCTGA